In the Deltaproteobacteria bacterium genome, ATTAAGCCCCTCATCAAAAACGAACTCGTCGCATAAAAAATTTGAGAAGGCTTTAAACAAATCGTCGCTGTCTGAAAGCTCCTGTATTTTTTCCGCAAAAAGAGCCTGATATTTCTCGGCCAGATGATCCATCAGGCAGGTGACAATTTCATCCTTGGACTTGAAATAGTAATGGATTACGCCGGGCGCCATTCCGGCCTGAAGGGCGATTTCCTTGGTTGTGACTTTTTCATGCCCTTTTTCCGAAAGGCAGGCATACAGGGCCTGGACGATTTCGTTTCGTCTGGCAAGGGCGTTGCTTTTTCTTCCCATACGGTTTCCTGTGCGGTGTGATTTATTTTCCAATTGTTTGTTTGGTTGACCAAACTATTTCATATCCCCGGATCGCTGTCAAGTGTTTTTTTTGACGCTTTCCGGCACACTCTCCCGATTATTTCGACGAGATACTATCCCTTACGCCAGGACCCATGAGGAGATTGACCGATTAAGAGCTTATTCGTAAATAATATTTACATAGACAGAATTTTTAGCTATAATGTCTCATTGTTAATCATAGT is a window encoding:
- a CDS encoding TetR/AcrR family transcriptional regulator, whose protein sequence is MGRKSNALARRNEIVQALYACLSEKGHEKVTTKEIALQAGMAPGVIHYYFKSKDEIVTCLMDHLAEKYQALFAEKIQELSDSDDLFKAFSNFLCDEFVFDEGLNRVFFNLVQMGFESQVVAKPLSLLMEKYRAQGNLHFRQLYSPIKNAGYLVVALIEGLALQWMIEPDNSRKEDIRNLVQFTMEGILSAAQATQ